In Lolium rigidum isolate FL_2022 chromosome 7, APGP_CSIRO_Lrig_0.1, whole genome shotgun sequence, the DNA window GACTATTTGGAGCGCGTCGGAgcgcgccggtgaagatgctcttacttaTCGTTAACATAGAAGTATTTAAAACTAAAATGTGGGAAGATACATCCATATCAGTGGCAACTAATATGAATCGAAAGAAGAAGTATTATATGCATAGATTAAATTGCAGATACAACCGGGATTACTTGTAGGATCTACATAAAACCAAACACCACACTTATTTCACCTGCAAGTAAATTTGTAGGCTGTCCAGCTTTTGCTAGTCTTCGTTAATTCTGAATCGACCTCCGGCCGGACTTGATGCTGAGCTCCCTGATGTAGCGGACGAGCCGCTCCAACTCTGATGACGACGATCCGCCCTCGGCGATGTCAAGCCTCAACTGCTGTGCCATCGTTTGGGCCGCTGCCCTGATCTCCCCGGACACCATGGCCTCCTTCACCATCCTCTCCACGATGGCCCTGTCGCACACGTCCTTCATGTCCAGCCCCGTCTTCCACACGGCGCCGACGACGCGGCTGTTGGTCTGCTGGTCGAGGAAAACGGGCCAGCACACCATCGGCACGCCCTCGGCGGCGCACTCAAGCGTCGAGTTCCAACCGGCGTGTGTGAGAAAGCAGCCCACCGCTGGGTGCCGCAACACATCCAGCTGAGGTGCCCACTCCACGATTCGGGCCTTACCGGCTTCCGCTGCCCCGACGGCTTCTTGGAAGAGCGTTGAGCTAGTCACCTGGACCATGCCAGGCCGGAGCACAAAGAGGAAAGCGTAGCCGGTGACCGTGAGGCCGGAGAGGAACTCGGTGAACTGATCTTGCGAGATCACGGCGAGGCTTCCCAGGCTCACATACACGACGGACCGGTCCTCGTGGCCATCCAGCCACGCCATGCACCCGTTGTCCTCGCGCCACAGGCTTGCGCCGGCAGCCGACGTCGACCTGGCGTGGAGCGGGCCTATGGTGAAGACGTCGCGTGTGCGCGACGCGATGTGGGCGACCGCTGGCCGCTCCATGGACGCGGCGGTGTTGAGTATCAGCGCACGTGCCTTGCAGCTACGAGCGATGACCTCGGCATACTTGAGCACCATGGGATCCACGTGGCCTTGTTCAGTAGCTGGAGGAGAAGATCATTGGGGTCAGCTCTACAAGTTATATTATGATCTTCCAGTAATGAGCCAAGTGAAAGACCAAATTAGTGAAGGTTTTATGAAATCAGTTCCGTGGGTATATACCAGTTCCGCCACTGTGTCCACGGGGAAGATCTCGTGGCCGGAGGAAGCCGTCCATCCCCAGAACGCCGCTCACTGGATCATCTGCCCGGGAGGGGATCTGGCCTTGCTCGACGAGCTTGGGCACGGCCAGCATGGCCAGGTGGCTAAATGCGCTGAACGGGCCGAAGGCGAGCGCCGGGATGCCGAGCTCCTCGGCGATCTCGATGGCGAACGGCATCAAGCAATCGGCGACAACGCATGTCACCGGCGTAGCGGCAGCAGACCGTAGCGACAAGAGCAGGGCACGGTACGCGGCGCTGCCAGTCGTGCACATAGATTCCAGCAGCTCCATGGAGGTGCGGGGATGGTCGTCGGGAAGACCGTCGGGGACAGAAAGCAAACGTAGCCGCGGCGGAGGCGTCCTGGTGATGAGCCGGAGGTTGTGCTCGGTGTGGAGGAAGGTGACGTGGATGCCGGAGTCGACGAGGGCGGTGGCGAAATGGAGCATGGGGTTGATGAGTCCCTGCCGTGGCCAAGGGAACAGGAGAACGTGCACTCCAGAATCCATCGCTGGCGCTGTGAGGCAAACGGCTGGCAAGTCTACCGCGCAAATATATGATGGTAGCTCGGACCGGCGCACAAACTGAAGGGAACTTCAaatatataagagcatctctaacagagcccttaGTCCGAACCCAAAAAACGGAGTTCAGTTTCCCGAAAAACGATTTGAGAGCGCATTTGGGCACGGCGCAGAACAGAAACTGTAAACCCAAACCGAACTCGAGAAAATCAAACGACGCGGGAAAACAAGTTTCGTGATTGAAGTCGATTTCAGCCGATCACTCTGGATTCGATCATAATTCACACTAAATAGTGGCAAAATACAACCGCATTGCACCTAAATTACGTACCACGGACCTATTTAGACTAAAAATTAAGATTCCCGGCGACTTTACTGtcaccgggcggcggcggagggtttttCGACGCCGCCGGTTGCTAGGCGACGGCGAGGGCCGCCAGCTCGATGGCGGCCGCGCCAGAGGCGCTCCCGCAGAGCAGTGGCGGTCCGTCTACGTCGTCGTCGTCCCCGCTCGGGGGcaatggcggcagcggcgggctgcaccCGCCGTCAGCGAGGGGCTCCTCCGCTTCCccagccgcctccgccgcctccgccgccgcagccgcctccGCGCGCCGTCGGAGCGCGCCCGCCTGCCGCGCTCCGTCTCCGCATGTACGCCCGGCGGACGGCGAATTgcccttccggcgccggatcggccgccgcccctaccCACGGGTCTTGCCCTTGTCATTTCGGACGGCGGGGTGGTGGCCGTAGCGGCGGAGCGGAGGCCGAGCGCccgggattgctcgtcggagGCGGGGGCGGGCTACGGCGGCGGGAGGGATCGGCGGGAGGGAGTAGGGtttccgaaccgaactcccctccgcgaacccttttaataggggccgcgcggtgagtttctcgggcccctgaacttccaGTTCGGGCCGGCCCATCTTTTTGGGCTCTGCTCTGTGCGCatttcagcccgaacccgtatacaccggaaaagttcggttccggcggaatttacgggctctgttagagttgctctaataCAGTACACACTGAACAAATCGTAGTTAAAAGAAGATACTGAAGGAATCTCCACAGGTAGCATCTCTCGCACCTCGCGCTTGCTTGCGCCACTCGGTCGAGCTTTGTACCACGTGCACTGCGACCATTGCCACGCACGGACAGTATGTCAAACATGTGGTCCTCATTTGTTCTTATTGGTCATTGTATTGCCAATATTTCACCTATTCAGTGTAAATTAATTTTAGATAGTGGGATGGTCTGACATTTTTGGACTTAAAATGATTCCTCGtgtttttaaaacaaaaaataatttgaaatcctGATAAATACATGTTATAATATGTGTTAGTCCATTTCGAACCTTTGTATATAGTTGTTATACGCTAAAATTACTTGTTTCACATGCATATACCTATAATTTGAGCGTTAGACACATGAGATGTTGAGATATTTCTCGAATATGTGCCTGAGTAGTGCTAAAATTAGATTTGTAGTGTGTTACGTTACGTGTTAGAGTTAAACTCCCATAGCGTGGGTAGCTAGACACATTTAAGTTGTAAGTTAGACACAAGATCGAGCTTTCGGTGACGGTCCGGTGCCGGTGAGAGAGACGCTGGACCGATGTGGTGTCTCTATTATCTAGACGGGCTTGTCATTGACAGTACTATGATAGTACATGCAAAGGAGCACCCATTAAGCATGATCCGTGGCTGTAGGCATTGATAGCTTAATCATGAAGATACATTATATAAAATACTAAATTGTTTtctattaaaaaaatataaagcTTGCCTTT includes these proteins:
- the LOC124672721 gene encoding myricetin 3-O-rhamnoside 1,2-glucosyltransferase UGT709G2-like, producing MDSGVHVLLFPWPRQGLINPMLHFATALVDSGIHVTFLHTEHNLRLITRTPPPRLRLLSVPDGLPDDHPRTSMELLESMCTTGSAAYRALLLSLRSAAATPVTCVVADCLMPFAIEIAEELGIPALAFGPFSAFSHLAMLAVPKLVEQGQIPSRADDPVSGVLGMDGFLRPRDLPRGHSATEQGHVDPMVLKYAEVIARSCKARALILNTAASMERPAVAHIASRTRDVFTIGPLHARSTSAAGASLWREDNGCMAWLDGHEDRSVVYVSLGSLAVISQDQFTEFLSGLTVTGYAFLFVLRPGMVQVTSSTLFQEAVGAAEAGKARIVEWAPQLDVLRHPAVGCFLTHAGWNSTLECAAEGVPMVCWPVFLDQQTNSRVVGAVWKTGLDMKDVCDRAIVERMVKEAMVSGEIRAAAQTMAQQLRLDIAEGGSSSSELERLVRYIRELSIKSGRRSIQN